In a genomic window of Streptomyces noursei ATCC 11455:
- a CDS encoding RNA polymerase sigma-70 factor encodes MTNPATHPDQQVFHEHRNLLFSVAYRLLGTAVDAEDAVQDAWIKWSAADRSQVAEPKAYLTRIVSNLALERLRSTRHKRETYVGPWLPEPILTGGDASEVVMDAESVSMAMLVVLETLSPLERAVFVLKEVFDFSHAEIAEAVERSEAAVRQAAHRAREHVRARRPRFAADRSRQREATERFFAAATGGDVNALLELLSPDVTLWTDGGGKVRQALRPVVGAATVAAWFAAIGTVTYQGIDPADMKAELAEINGGWGMVFSAPDRVIATVTFDFDTDGRIIALHNVANPDKLQAVADGTPHDMGTR; translated from the coding sequence GTGACCAACCCCGCAACCCACCCCGACCAGCAGGTCTTCCACGAGCACCGCAACCTGCTGTTCTCCGTGGCCTACCGTCTCCTCGGCACCGCGGTCGATGCCGAGGACGCGGTCCAGGACGCCTGGATCAAGTGGTCTGCCGCGGACCGCTCGCAGGTGGCCGAGCCCAAGGCATACCTGACGCGGATCGTGTCGAACCTGGCGCTGGAACGACTGCGCTCCACCCGGCACAAGCGGGAGACCTATGTGGGGCCGTGGCTGCCGGAACCCATCCTCACCGGAGGGGACGCCTCCGAGGTCGTCATGGATGCCGAGTCGGTGTCGATGGCCATGCTGGTGGTGTTGGAGACGCTCAGCCCGCTCGAACGCGCGGTGTTCGTGTTGAAGGAGGTCTTCGACTTCAGTCACGCCGAGATCGCGGAAGCGGTGGAGCGTTCCGAGGCCGCGGTGCGACAGGCCGCACACCGTGCCCGCGAGCACGTGCGGGCCCGGCGACCGCGCTTCGCCGCGGACCGGTCGCGGCAGCGCGAGGCCACCGAGCGGTTCTTCGCCGCCGCGACCGGCGGCGACGTCAACGCCCTGTTGGAACTGCTGTCCCCGGACGTCACCCTGTGGACCGACGGCGGCGGCAAGGTCCGCCAGGCACTTCGCCCGGTGGTGGGCGCGGCCACGGTGGCCGCCTGGTTCGCGGCCATCGGCACCGTCACCTACCAGGGCATCGATCCCGCCGACATGAAGGCCGAACTCGCCGAGATCAACGGAGGGTGGGGCATGGTGTTCAGTGCCCCGGACCGCGTGATCGCCACCGTCACCTTCGACTTCGACACCGACGGCCGCATCATCGCCCTCCACAACGTGGCCAACCCCGACAAACTCCAGGCCGTCGCCGACGGCACCCCCCACGACATGGGGACGCGATGA
- the cpt gene encoding chloramphenicol phosphotransferase CPT: protein MTQVIVLNGGSSSGKSGIVRCLQAVLPDPWLALGTDTLVEAMPASMQTSDGGIGFASDGEVVVGPEFRTLETAWLEGVAAMARAGARVIVDEVFLGGADSQQRWRKALGELPVLWVGVRCDGAVAAGREVARGDRIIGMAASQAEAVHRGVEYDLEVDTAHAESMECARSIAAHVK, encoded by the coding sequence ATGACTCAGGTGATCGTTCTCAATGGTGGTTCCAGCTCCGGGAAGTCCGGGATCGTCCGGTGTCTGCAGGCGGTCCTGCCGGATCCGTGGCTGGCGCTCGGGACGGACACACTGGTCGAGGCCATGCCTGCGTCCATGCAGACGTCGGATGGCGGTATCGGGTTCGCGTCGGACGGAGAGGTGGTCGTCGGACCGGAGTTCCGCACGCTGGAAACCGCCTGGCTCGAAGGGGTGGCCGCGATGGCCCGAGCGGGCGCCCGGGTCATCGTCGACGAGGTCTTCCTGGGCGGAGCGGACTCACAGCAGCGTTGGCGGAAAGCCCTGGGCGAACTGCCGGTGTTGTGGGTCGGCGTGCGGTGTGACGGTGCGGTCGCCGCGGGCCGCGAGGTGGCACGAGGCGACCGCATCATCGGGATGGCCGCGTCCCAGGCGGAAGCGGTCCACCGGGGCGTGGAGTACGACCTGGAAGTGGACACCGCGCACGCCGAGTCGATGGAGTGCGCACGGAGCATCGCCGCACACGTCAAGTGA
- a CDS encoding nuclear transport factor 2 family protein gives MDSATDDVNQAIAGELQLMDPAVRASRERVRRLLDPEFVEVGGSGRRWTYEAMVAELSSRPGRSPGAPRYEPSDISGVRLAPGLVHLTFETVLGDVRTRRSSIWRKRDDGSGWRMYYHQATRVPPGVDTA, from the coding sequence ATGGACAGTGCGACAGACGACGTGAACCAGGCGATCGCGGGCGAGTTGCAGCTCATGGATCCAGCGGTCCGCGCCTCGCGGGAGCGCGTCCGACGGCTCCTGGACCCGGAGTTCGTGGAGGTCGGCGGATCGGGGCGGCGGTGGACGTACGAGGCCATGGTCGCCGAGCTGTCCAGTCGTCCGGGCCGTTCACCGGGTGCTCCCCGCTACGAGCCCTCGGACATCTCGGGCGTGCGGCTCGCCCCGGGACTGGTGCATCTGACCTTCGAGACCGTACTCGGCGATGTCAGGACCAGGCGTAGCTCGATCTGGCGCAAGAGGGACGACGGGTCGGGCTGGCGGATGTACTACCACCAGGCCACACGCGTCCCGCCCGGTGTGGACACGGCGTAG
- a CDS encoding zinc-binding dehydrogenase, whose translation MTTPQSGLHLVELPDPPLRGGGATLDVLAAQIPAYTDVLVAGGRGGFPTPIVLGACGIGRVTATADDVFGVRPGDVVVASGLFRSGRLAQPEEALLAWTGIGGAGRATPTIERIREVWRDGLYAERAVQPERTLIALPGADAYPAPERLAYLPWLGIAAEAIDRASVRAGQVVAVVGATGQLGAAAVLVALARGAAAVVAVGRDRDSLAALAGLDARVLTVPLSGDRATDGSAIAAAAGPVDAVVDTLGAVPSPGPTMAGYDALRPDGSWVLVGGVRQDLPIPYGDFMHRRLTLRGSWICRDATILDVWSMVRGGVLDLSALDITVVGLDDPTAALTAASRSHGLGVVVLVP comes from the coding sequence ATGACCACACCCCAAAGCGGCCTGCACCTCGTGGAGTTGCCCGACCCCCCGCTCCGCGGCGGCGGCGCGACGCTCGACGTCCTCGCCGCACAGATCCCTGCCTACACCGACGTCCTCGTGGCCGGAGGACGCGGTGGCTTCCCGACCCCGATCGTACTGGGGGCCTGTGGGATCGGTCGGGTGACGGCCACCGCTGACGACGTGTTCGGAGTACGGCCGGGCGATGTCGTCGTCGCCAGCGGGCTGTTCCGGTCCGGGCGCCTCGCCCAACCGGAAGAGGCGTTGCTGGCCTGGACCGGGATCGGCGGTGCCGGCCGCGCCACACCGACCATCGAGCGGATACGCGAGGTGTGGCGTGACGGGCTGTACGCCGAACGGGCGGTACAGCCGGAGCGGACCCTGATCGCCCTGCCCGGCGCGGACGCCTACCCGGCGCCCGAGCGGCTCGCGTACCTGCCCTGGCTCGGCATCGCGGCCGAGGCGATCGACCGGGCGTCCGTGCGCGCGGGGCAGGTCGTCGCCGTGGTCGGCGCGACCGGTCAACTCGGCGCGGCGGCCGTGCTCGTCGCGCTCGCCCGCGGCGCCGCGGCGGTCGTCGCGGTCGGACGCGACCGCGACTCGCTCGCCGCACTCGCGGGCCTCGACGCGCGCGTGCTGACCGTGCCGCTCAGCGGCGACCGCGCGACCGACGGGAGCGCGATCGCGGCGGCGGCCGGGCCGGTCGACGCGGTCGTCGACACGCTCGGCGCGGTGCCGAGCCCGGGCCCGACGATGGCCGGGTACGACGCGTTGCGCCCGGACGGCTCCTGGGTCCTCGTCGGCGGAGTACGCCAGGACCTGCCGATCCCGTACGGCGACTTCATGCACCGTCGGTTGACGCTGCGCGGATCGTGGATATGCCGCGACGCGACCATCCTCGACGTGTGGTCGATGGTCCGCGGCGGCGTACTCGACCTCTCGGCACTCGACATCACGGTCGTCGGGCTCGACGACCCCACCGCGGCACTCACCGCGGCATCCCGGTCACACGGCCTGGGCGTCGTCGTCCTGGTCCCGTGA
- a CDS encoding helix-turn-helix transcriptional regulator: MPDGGTSSTRKSAGRQDAAAVARRELGAFLRARRERIGPADVGLPESARRRTPGLRREELAVLAGVSTTWYAYVEQGRDVRPSDQVLAAIADTLRLGPEERSHLRALADGAAGQRRSVSREGPRPPVVETVAPEVAAVPALVAPAPAYVTGATADVLVWNDAAAEYFPGLVRRRDADPPNLARWVFLEPEARHVLVDWESVAQSVLARLRTNAGRHPGDERFRRLAAELRAGSAEADAWWPRYDIAGHRTGSKRVRHPSRGELTLGHAAFTVADAPNQVLVVYSSP; the protein is encoded by the coding sequence GTGCCTGATGGTGGAACCAGCAGTACCAGGAAGAGCGCCGGACGCCAGGACGCGGCGGCGGTCGCGCGGCGCGAGCTCGGAGCGTTCCTGCGGGCGCGGCGCGAGCGGATCGGCCCGGCCGACGTGGGGCTTCCGGAATCGGCCCGCCGCCGCACGCCCGGCCTGCGGCGGGAGGAGCTGGCGGTGCTGGCGGGGGTGAGCACGACCTGGTACGCGTATGTGGAGCAGGGCCGGGACGTGCGCCCGTCCGATCAGGTCCTGGCGGCGATCGCGGACACCCTGCGGCTCGGCCCGGAGGAGCGGTCTCATCTCCGCGCGCTGGCCGACGGGGCCGCCGGCCAGCGGCGCTCCGTCAGCCGCGAGGGCCCCCGCCCGCCCGTGGTCGAGACCGTCGCTCCCGAGGTCGCCGCGGTCCCCGCGCTCGTCGCTCCCGCCCCGGCCTATGTCACCGGGGCCACCGCCGACGTGCTGGTCTGGAACGACGCCGCCGCGGAGTACTTCCCGGGACTGGTCCGACGACGGGACGCCGACCCTCCCAACCTCGCACGCTGGGTGTTCCTCGAACCCGAGGCCAGGCACGTACTGGTCGACTGGGAGTCGGTGGCGCAGTCGGTACTGGCCAGGCTCCGGACGAACGCCGGGCGGCACCCGGGCGACGAGCGGTTCCGCCGGCTCGCCGCGGAGCTGCGCGCCGGCAGCGCCGAGGCGGACGCGTGGTGGCCCCGGTACGACATCGCCGGGCATCGCACCGGCAGCAAGCGCGTCCGGCACCCCTCCCGCGGGGAACTGACCCTCGGCCACGCGGCGTTCACCGTCGCCGACGCCCCGAATCAGGTTCTCGTCGTCTACTCCTCCCCGTAA
- a CDS encoding YcxB family protein, with protein sequence MTETGKIELSYTPTVEDFKEALGARARTSKSARRTRWLLVVTGVCLTVATVLGLAQKGRLDVPLIIGLAVFVVIMLGQTGLQARSFHRLAAAKGEQRIVVDASGVTVSTAQATHSLSWPATPRYVETPGIFLLLSGDENASTMTLLPKRGLGAATDVDRLRAVLDQYSARAGAEPNRPRP encoded by the coding sequence GTGACGGAGACGGGAAAGATCGAGCTGTCGTACACGCCGACGGTCGAGGACTTCAAGGAGGCTTTGGGGGCGCGGGCCAGAACGTCGAAATCCGCCCGCCGGACGCGCTGGCTGCTGGTCGTGACAGGTGTCTGCCTGACCGTCGCGACGGTGCTGGGGTTGGCGCAGAAGGGCAGACTGGATGTGCCGCTGATCATCGGGCTGGCGGTGTTCGTCGTGATCATGCTGGGGCAGACTGGTCTGCAGGCCCGCAGCTTCCACCGGCTCGCGGCCGCCAAGGGCGAGCAGCGTATCGTCGTGGACGCGTCCGGTGTCACCGTCTCGACTGCCCAGGCAACCCATTCCCTCTCCTGGCCGGCGACGCCCCGCTACGTCGAAACCCCGGGGATTTTCCTCCTGTTGAGCGGGGACGAGAACGCTTCGACCATGACGCTGCTGCCCAAGCGTGGACTCGGCGCTGCGACTGATGTCGATCGGCTGCGCGCCGTCTTGGACCAGTACTCGGCCCGGGCCGGTGCGGAGCCGAACCGTCCTCGCCCTTGA
- a CDS encoding type 1 glutamine amidotransferase has product MPARTVLILQHVEVEKPGMILDALDGSGLDIRNLIDIPGASAKDLPAVAELAGLVVMGGPMNADDLAGHPALKVERELLADALRHGVPTLGICLGAQLLARARGLAVRPGSELGRSSEIGWAPLLDVDRDDPVVGPLADAPGVLHWHGDRIVPDPGTRVLARTDSTECQAFRAGPVAWGLQFHPEVTPRLLDDWLAEAAFATEAEDALGADAIDRLRADARAVAPALRPLAERSLAHLRSLFEAHADR; this is encoded by the coding sequence ATGCCCGCACGAACCGTCCTGATCCTGCAACACGTCGAAGTCGAGAAGCCCGGCATGATCCTCGACGCCTTGGACGGCAGCGGCCTCGACATCCGCAACCTGATCGACATTCCGGGCGCCTCGGCCAAGGACCTGCCTGCGGTGGCCGAGTTGGCGGGGCTCGTCGTGATGGGTGGCCCCATGAACGCCGACGACCTGGCCGGTCACCCGGCCCTGAAGGTGGAGCGCGAGCTGTTGGCCGACGCGCTCCGGCACGGGGTTCCGACGCTGGGGATATGTCTGGGGGCCCAACTTCTCGCTCGTGCCCGGGGCCTGGCGGTGCGTCCCGGCAGCGAACTCGGTCGGAGCAGCGAGATCGGCTGGGCGCCGCTGCTCGACGTGGACCGCGACGACCCTGTTGTCGGCCCGCTGGCCGACGCCCCCGGGGTACTCCACTGGCACGGAGACCGCATCGTCCCCGATCCCGGAACCCGCGTCCTCGCCCGTACCGACTCCACCGAGTGCCAGGCGTTCCGAGCCGGTCCGGTCGCCTGGGGCCTGCAGTTCCACCCGGAGGTCACGCCGCGCCTCCTCGACGACTGGCTCGCCGAAGCCGCCTTCGCCACCGAAGCCGAGGATGCTCTCGGTGCCGATGCCATCGACAGGCTACGAGCCGACGCCCGCGCCGTCGCACCGGCTCTGCGCCCGCTGGCCGAGCGGAGCCTGGCCCATCTGCGGAGCCTCTTCGAGGCACACGCCGATCGTTAG
- a CDS encoding DIP1984 family protein encodes MKLAEALAERAEATRRVEQLRARVVSTARYQEGETPAEDAAQLLAEAGEVLDTLETLIRRINRTNAAVEMGPDGTLTDALARRDVLRLRHAVVTAAADAAAGTGERGYGRQLRSELMMLAALPVAELRRQADELAREIREIDVRIQRTNWEADLLD; translated from the coding sequence GTGAAGCTGGCTGAGGCACTGGCAGAACGCGCCGAAGCGACGCGCCGTGTGGAGCAGTTGCGGGCCCGCGTCGTCAGCACCGCGCGGTACCAGGAAGGGGAGACGCCCGCCGAGGATGCGGCCCAGTTGTTGGCCGAGGCCGGTGAGGTGTTGGACACCCTGGAGACGCTGATCCGAAGGATCAACCGGACCAACGCCGCGGTGGAGATGGGCCCGGACGGCACGCTCACCGACGCGCTCGCACGCCGGGATGTGCTGCGGCTGCGCCATGCGGTGGTCACCGCGGCGGCGGATGCGGCAGCGGGCACCGGCGAGCGGGGCTACGGGCGGCAACTCCGGTCGGAGCTGATGATGCTCGCCGCGCTGCCGGTCGCGGAACTGCGCCGTCAGGCGGATGAACTCGCACGCGAGATCCGTGAAATCGACGTGCGGATCCAGCGCACGAACTGGGAAGCCGATCTGCTGGACTGA
- a CDS encoding MFS transporter, translating to MSTVVARSMSVSVPSALIGPLLVFVLLDGFIQGSVVSLLPVIRDALHTTTGPAMWITAAQFLSAAVCVPAFGRLGDLYGHRRMLRVALGSITLGSLLCALAPTLALFLTGRVLLGPLSALLPLSVGLVRDRLDTAGSRRAISLLAAALILGATAGTATAGPLASVAGGGRTVLWNLVVLAGAGFVLALTPRIAETGRLASGRMDWKGAVLLGLGLTLLLGSIAQGTTRGWGSPPVVGGLLLAPMALGLWVRSSLRSSEPLVDVRAMASRAIAPAFACGFTAGVVILGGQGITVAFLDAAPEKAGYGFGLPHWQIGLWIAVPALISFLTAGASATIGHRLGYRTMLALAFLLVGAGFGVQIVGHAVMATWYGGHLLSGVGVGLAVSGLPTVITEGSPQDRAAASTAVYYNLKTAGGSIAGAAAAAVFSGLLIQSTHQPSLTAYLLLWSVCGVLALASAALIRLTPRT from the coding sequence ATGAGCACGGTTGTTGCCCGCAGCATGTCCGTGTCCGTTCCCTCAGCTCTTATCGGCCCCCTCCTCGTCTTCGTCCTGCTCGACGGGTTCATCCAGGGCAGCGTCGTCTCCCTGCTGCCCGTCATCCGCGACGCGTTGCACACCACCACCGGCCCGGCCATGTGGATCACCGCGGCACAGTTCCTGTCCGCCGCGGTGTGCGTACCGGCCTTCGGGCGCCTGGGCGATCTGTACGGCCACCGCCGCATGCTGCGGGTCGCGCTGGGGTCGATCACCCTCGGCTCCCTGCTGTGCGCCTTGGCGCCGACGCTTGCGCTCTTCCTCACCGGCCGAGTCCTGCTCGGTCCGCTCAGTGCCCTGCTTCCCTTGTCCGTGGGACTGGTGCGGGACCGACTGGACACCGCGGGCAGCCGCCGTGCGATCAGTCTGCTCGCCGCGGCGCTCATCCTCGGGGCGACGGCCGGTACGGCAACGGCAGGGCCCCTGGCATCCGTTGCCGGTGGTGGTCGCACGGTGCTGTGGAACCTGGTGGTGCTGGCCGGCGCGGGTTTCGTGCTCGCCCTGACCCCTCGCATCGCGGAGACCGGACGGCTGGCGAGCGGCAGGATGGACTGGAAGGGGGCCGTTCTGCTGGGCCTCGGCCTCACGCTGCTGCTCGGCTCCATCGCCCAAGGCACCACGAGAGGTTGGGGCTCCCCGCCGGTCGTAGGGGGCCTGCTTCTCGCGCCGATGGCCCTGGGGCTGTGGGTGCGTTCCTCGCTGCGGAGCAGCGAACCCCTGGTCGACGTGCGGGCGATGGCGAGCCGCGCCATCGCACCGGCCTTCGCCTGTGGTTTCACCGCGGGCGTCGTCATCCTCGGCGGGCAAGGCATCACCGTCGCCTTCCTCGACGCCGCCCCCGAGAAGGCCGGTTACGGCTTCGGCCTGCCGCACTGGCAGATCGGCCTGTGGATCGCGGTCCCGGCCCTGATCAGCTTCTTGACCGCCGGCGCGTCGGCTACCATCGGCCACCGACTGGGCTACCGCACCATGCTCGCCCTCGCCTTCCTCCTCGTCGGCGCCGGATTCGGGGTGCAGATCGTGGGGCACGCCGTCATGGCGACGTGGTACGGCGGCCACCTGCTCTCGGGCGTGGGCGTCGGTCTTGCGGTCAGTGGCCTGCCCACGGTGATCACCGAGGGCAGCCCACAGGACAGGGCGGCGGCGTCGACCGCCGTCTACTACAACCTCAAGACTGCCGGTGGCAGCATCGCCGGAGCCGCGGCGGCCGCGGTGTTCAGCGGCCTGTTGATCCAGTCCACGCATCAACCGTCGCTGACGGCCTACCTGTTGCTGTGGAGCGTGTGCGGCGTCCTCGCGTTGGCGTCGGCGGCCCTGATCCGCCTCACACCGCGCACATGA
- a CDS encoding LysE family translocator, producing MITLHAIGTFALIAGLLTLTPGLDTALILRTAALGRRRRAWGVVLGIQCGTLVWGALTSLGVTALLTASHLAYETLRWVGAAYLVWMGGRMLWATWHKASTESPQTSGAGDATVTGNARTVRAGRGAGDTLLGGWRQGILTNLLNPKMGAFYVAVLPQFMPAGAPHPALGVLLAGVHILLAVVWACALIAFAHMVRDRLQRPSVRRCLDRVSGTVIAAFGIRLALGQ from the coding sequence ATGATCACCCTGCATGCAATAGGGACCTTCGCCCTGATAGCGGGTCTTCTCACCCTCACGCCCGGACTGGACACCGCGCTCATCCTGCGCACCGCGGCGCTCGGGCGACGTCGTCGAGCCTGGGGCGTGGTCCTTGGCATCCAGTGCGGCACGCTGGTCTGGGGCGCGCTCACCTCGCTCGGTGTGACCGCGCTGCTGACCGCCTCTCACCTCGCCTACGAGACTCTTCGTTGGGTCGGCGCCGCCTACCTGGTGTGGATGGGCGGCAGGATGCTGTGGGCCACCTGGCACAAGGCGTCGACCGAGAGCCCACAGACATCGGGGGCTGGTGACGCGACCGTGACTGGAAATGCGAGGACGGTCAGGGCCGGGCGAGGTGCCGGCGACACCCTGCTCGGCGGTTGGCGACAGGGCATCCTGACCAATCTGCTCAACCCGAAGATGGGCGCCTTCTATGTCGCGGTGCTCCCGCAGTTCATGCCCGCCGGTGCCCCGCATCCTGCGCTGGGCGTGCTCCTGGCCGGTGTGCACATCCTCTTGGCCGTTGTCTGGGCCTGTGCGCTGATCGCCTTCGCGCACATGGTCCGAGACCGCCTGCAACGCCCCTCGGTCCGCCGCTGCCTCGACCGCGTCAGCGGCACGGTCATCGCCGCCTTCGGCATCCGGCTCGCACTCGGGCAGTGA
- a CDS encoding HAD family hydrolase has translation MRVLPTNTEAVVFDCDGLLVNTEVCWTVAETAIFAEHGHPFGHEQKALVIGRTVEDAAESMAQYLGCPGDGGALAAELLARVRKELSRGAAALPGALELVRACRAAVPVAVASNSPRELLDVALWSAGLADCFPHSFAADEVRSPKPAPELYLTACETLGAAPTRSVAFEDSATGIAAARAAGLHVAVVPSLPGGDLDHDWLGTSLADPELQDWARELGCGGACRPSRPVG, from the coding sequence ATGCGCGTGCTCCCCACCAACACCGAGGCCGTGGTCTTCGACTGCGACGGTCTGCTGGTCAACACCGAAGTCTGCTGGACCGTCGCGGAAACGGCGATCTTCGCGGAGCACGGCCATCCCTTCGGTCATGAGCAGAAAGCCCTGGTCATCGGCCGCACCGTCGAGGACGCGGCGGAGTCCATGGCCCAGTACCTCGGTTGCCCCGGCGACGGCGGCGCACTCGCTGCCGAACTCCTCGCAAGAGTCCGCAAGGAGCTCTCCCGAGGGGCCGCAGCCCTTCCGGGGGCGTTGGAACTCGTGCGTGCCTGCCGGGCGGCCGTACCCGTCGCCGTGGCCAGCAACAGCCCCCGGGAACTGCTGGACGTGGCGCTGTGGTCGGCCGGCCTCGCCGACTGTTTCCCGCACTCGTTCGCCGCCGACGAGGTGCGTTCCCCCAAGCCCGCACCGGAGCTCTACCTCACGGCGTGCGAGACGCTCGGCGCGGCCCCGACGCGCTCCGTCGCCTTCGAGGATTCGGCCACGGGCATCGCGGCGGCACGCGCTGCCGGGCTCCACGTCGCCGTCGTACCGTCCCTGCCGGGCGGCGACCTCGACCACGACTGGCTCGGCACCAGCCTGGCCGACCCCGAACTCCAGGACTGGGCCCGCGAGTTGGGGTGCGGCGGTGCCTGTCGCCCCTCTCGACCGGTTGGCTGA
- a CDS encoding GNAT family N-acetyltransferase: MDSVQIRQMHENDLVSAERASAVTFFEADQIARRVGDPEVEPRSATAAGQWIDRMRFYLTIDPTGCQVAVQEAGRADGAGEVVGFAASQNRGRLWYLATYGVLPSHQGRGIGKRLMAAVLDHAGDRAGIFSSSTHPGATRRYRLAGFTLHPQMRMVGTVDRSTLPAVDGLREGGADDFAWMDRLDQDLRIAGHGPDHGQLLGSTRLVVSRNAAKPGYAYIDGHGRASLLAAAHPEVAQRLLWEALAASRGKTLVNCITAPNEWAIDVDLAARLDIAQEGYLAVRGMPLPAPYLANGHFL; encoded by the coding sequence ATGGACTCGGTACAGATCAGGCAGATGCACGAGAACGACCTCGTCTCGGCGGAGCGGGCATCGGCGGTGACGTTCTTCGAGGCGGACCAGATCGCCAGGCGGGTCGGCGACCCGGAAGTCGAACCGCGTTCGGCGACTGCCGCCGGGCAGTGGATCGACCGCATGCGCTTCTACTTGACCATCGACCCCACAGGATGCCAGGTCGCGGTGCAGGAGGCCGGCAGAGCTGACGGGGCCGGCGAGGTGGTCGGATTCGCCGCTTCGCAGAACCGTGGCCGCCTGTGGTACCTCGCGACCTACGGCGTGCTACCGAGCCATCAGGGCCGCGGCATCGGGAAGCGGTTGATGGCTGCCGTGCTCGACCATGCCGGCGACCGCGCCGGCATCTTTTCCTCCAGCACCCACCCGGGCGCCACCCGTCGATACCGGCTGGCGGGCTTCACCCTGCATCCACAGATGCGGATGGTCGGAACCGTCGACCGGTCCACACTCCCCGCGGTCGATGGCCTGCGGGAGGGCGGAGCCGACGACTTCGCCTGGATGGACCGGTTGGACCAGGACCTGCGCATCGCGGGCCACGGCCCCGACCACGGCCAACTGCTCGGCTCCACACGGCTGGTGGTGTCCCGGAACGCGGCGAAGCCGGGGTACGCCTATATCGACGGCCATGGCCGGGCCTCGCTACTGGCCGCCGCGCACCCGGAGGTCGCACAGCGGCTGCTGTGGGAAGCCCTGGCCGCATCGCGGGGAAAAACCCTGGTCAACTGCATCACCGCCCCCAACGAGTGGGCGATCGACGTCGACCTCGCGGCCCGCCTGGACATCGCGCAAGAGGGCTATCTCGCCGTCCGCGGGATGCCCCTCCCGGCGCCCTACCTCGCCAACGGGCACTTCCTCTGA
- a CDS encoding DedA family protein: MITMLASAPLPASSAEPAGGIAGWAVDVMGALGAAGAGLTNLVDTVLPFIPSEVVLPVAGFAAGQGRLSLWAVIVWTTVGSLVGSWIVYGVGALLGRDRTRALAARIPLVRPHEIDRAEAWFERRGRAAVLLARMVPVVRSLISVPAGIQRMPLPAFTALTAAGSLVWNTAFVLLGYWLGDNWRLVEEYGGMVSKVVVAVAALAVGRWFLVRLRRRPSARHRA; this comes from the coding sequence ATGATCACCATGTTGGCCTCCGCGCCGCTTCCCGCATCCTCTGCCGAACCGGCCGGCGGCATCGCCGGGTGGGCCGTCGACGTCATGGGCGCCCTCGGTGCCGCCGGCGCCGGGCTGACCAACCTCGTTGACACCGTGTTGCCGTTCATCCCCAGTGAGGTCGTCCTCCCCGTCGCCGGATTCGCGGCCGGGCAGGGGCGGCTGAGTCTGTGGGCCGTGATCGTCTGGACCACCGTTGGCTCCCTCGTCGGCTCCTGGATCGTCTATGGGGTGGGTGCTCTCCTGGGGCGCGACCGCACTCGTGCGCTCGCCGCCCGTATTCCCCTCGTCCGGCCGCACGAGATCGACCGGGCCGAGGCGTGGTTCGAACGGCGCGGTCGCGCCGCGGTGTTGCTGGCGCGCATGGTGCCTGTGGTGCGCAGCCTGATCTCCGTTCCGGCCGGTATCCAACGCATGCCGCTACCGGCCTTCACCGCCCTGACGGCCGCCGGCAGCCTGGTGTGGAACACCGCGTTCGTCCTGTTGGGATACTGGCTGGGCGACAACTGGCGGCTGGTGGAGGAGTACGGGGGAATGGTGTCCAAGGTGGTGGTGGCGGTGGCCGCCCTGGCCGTCGGCCGTTGGTTCCTGGTGCGGTTGCGTCGCCGCCCGAGTGCCCGGCACCGCGCATGA